A single genomic interval of Anopheles marshallii chromosome 2, idAnoMarsDA_429_01, whole genome shotgun sequence harbors:
- the LOC128709017 gene encoding uncharacterized protein LOC128709017 yields MSSQSLVRPGLTTPYAGSLPEIKLRLRKKVPKLTANDVRRARILYYEAIASELYEEGFVNGAFLLLHLIEYEDANVGRTSYASVESRRLRNNEKLLNYLGGALADAERNKQYEWFDQEVSALLAIARQLEPDHEKRWLARQFYMIALDRCVDCCPKMRVKIQSLVRYYFAKFQIDQKRHLEAMKLLEQADADLGSSGADDMEDWKTLDEHDGEKLSIAINTLLFVCNRKLAEDTAESPAWIAEQYIRDAHKAALKTLKTSMLAESYQAFGDFLARKGCHEEALEMYRNGLQQAELDGGMPDLACSVGLAQATSYHKLGQMVKCDAMLRRVDRMTKSAEHSLNRGHYYLTSAILQQEDVKADPVQMDQLTKQLRLAATIFEHSRRMDKSLEARCLEGLLRAEPVFREYVNLIPPAISTSDDALYRVIDRVGF; encoded by the exons ATGTCATCCCAAAGCTTAGTTCGACCCGGCTTAACGACGCCCTACGCCGGGAGCCTGCCAGAGATAAAGCTACGGCTGCGAAAGAAAGTACCCAAACTTACCGCGAACGATGTCCGGCGGGCACGAATTCTATACTACGAAGCAATAGCCAGTGAGCTGTACGAGGAAGGTTTTGTGAATGGCGCAttcctgctgctgcatctTATCGAGTACGAAGATGCAAACGTTGGCCGCACGTCTTACGCGTCGGTAGAAAGTCGAAGGCTTCggaataatgaaaaattgctCAACTATTTGGGTGGCGCGCTTGCCGATGCCGAAAGGAACAAACAGTACGAATGGTTCGATCAGGAAGTAAGTGCACTGTTAGCGATTGCCCGCCAATTGGAACCGGATCACGAGAAACGGTGGTTAGCACGGCAGTTTTACATGATTGCGCTCGACCGATGCGTTGACTGTTGTCCAAAGATGCGCGTTAAGATCCAATCCCTGGTGAGGTATTATTTTGCAAAGTTTCAAATCGATCAGAAACGACATCTGGAGGCTATGAAGTTGTTGGAGCAGGCTGATGCAGATCTGGGATCTTCTGGCGCGGACGATATGGAAGATTGGAAAACGTTGGACGAGCATGACGGCGAAAAGCTGTCAATCGCCATTAATACTTTACTGTTTGTGTGCAATCGTAAGCTTGCAGAGGATACGGCAGAGTCTCCAGCATGGATAGCGGAACAGTACATACGGGACGCCCACAAGGCAGCACTGAAAA CTTTGAAGACGTCAATGTTGGCTGAATCGTATCAGGCATTTGGAGATTTTCTTGCCCGAAAAGGATGTCACGAGGAGGCTTTGGAGATGTATCGCAACGGATTGCAACAAGCTGAGCTTGATGGAGGCATGCCGGATCTGGCATGTTCCGTTGGTTTAGCTCAGGCAACTTCGTATCACAA GCTCGGtcaaatggtgaaatgtgaCGCTATGCTTCGCCGTGTCGATCGCATGACAAAATCCGCCGAACATTCGCTAAATAGGGGGCATTACTATCTGACATCTGCCATCCTGCAACAGGAAGACGTCAAGGCCGATCCCGTACAGATGGACCAGCTGACGAAGCAGTTACGACTGGCTGCGACCATTTTTGAGCATTCTCGCCGGATGGATAAGTCACTCGAGGCACGCTGTCTCGAGGGACTTTTACGAGCCGAGCCCGTGTTCAGGGAGTACGTCAACCTGATCCCGCCAGCCATTAGCACTTCCGACGACGCACTGTATCGTGTGATCGATCGCGTCGGTTTCTAG
- the LOC128708604 gene encoding BLOC-1-related complex subunit 7 has translation MASASSSSAKNLFSDSKRRLADRVAVNVNNASSVARQIVRGSKSNEILMQAAKNFAYHESTVDNSIQNLKKMEIIFQHLNYQYEAIEQAAEKLEYVEEQVKAMER, from the coding sequence ATGGCATCCGCATCGAGCAGCAGTGCAAAAAATCTGTTCAGTGACTCGAAGCGACGGCTAGCGGATCGTGTTGCCGTGAACGTGAACAACGCCTCGTCAGTGGCTCGTCAAATAGTGCGTGGATCCAAATCGAACGAAATACTCATGCAGGCCGCCAAAAACTTTGCCTACCACGAAAGCACGGTCGACAACAGCATACAGAATCtcaagaaaatggaaattattttccaacatcTCAACTACCAGTACGAAGCTATCGAACAGGCGGCAGAAAAGTTGGAATACGTTGAGGAACAAGTGAAAGCCATGGAAAGGTGA